One genomic segment of Catalinimonas alkaloidigena includes these proteins:
- a CDS encoding tRNA-binding protein: MEEISWDDFRKVDIRIGTIVEAKEFPEAKKPAYQLWIDLGELGIKKSSAQITDHYQLNALPGKQVICICNFPPKQIGPFMSEVLVTGFEDSKGAIILATGDEKIPNGKKLH, translated from the coding sequence ATGGAAGAAATAAGCTGGGATGATTTCAGAAAAGTAGACATCCGGATAGGAACCATAGTAGAAGCAAAGGAATTTCCTGAAGCCAAAAAGCCGGCCTATCAGCTATGGATTGACTTAGGAGAACTAGGCATCAAAAAGTCCAGTGCACAGATAACAGATCATTATCAACTAAATGCCCTGCCTGGTAAACAGGTCATCTGCATCTGTAACTTTCCACCCAAGCAGATTGGTCCATTTATGTCAGAAGTACTGGTGACCGGCTTTGAAGATTCAAAAGGGGCAATCATCTTAGCTACTGGAGATGAAAAAATTCCTAACGGAAAAAAATTACATTAA
- a CDS encoding bifunctional UDP-N-acetylmuramoyl-tripeptide:D-alanyl-D-alanine ligase/alanine racemase, with the protein MTFHELCEQVNGAVLQTYDPALNIYYLLTDSRQAIIQRESVFFAIKGKRHDGHHFIKELYDKGCRQFVLEKEPESELSEANIIKVGNSVEALQQVVAFHRKLFSIPVIGISGSNGKTIVKEWLSQILTHKHNVVKNPKSYNSQIGVPLSVWQLNQVHEIGVFEAGISMSGEMEKLQKVICPSLGIFTNLGPAHDKGFTNRRQKAVEKAKLFSDCEYIIYREEYALIADVLKSQHSPDHLYSWSTQNTEADLWVAFSMDSNKPTIIEVKDNGREQGFRFTFDLKDAASLENVMHCIAVLIKYGWAENEIQAGIDQLRQVNMRMELKEGINQCFILDDSYSNDLAGLKIALDYLERQTQNQKNTVIISDLLQSGYYDRDLYAEVVKLLENHSIQKVELIGPGLKSYLSHFRSSAWVFEHYNTTEEFLSSFQPKSFQGENILVKGARAFGFERIVKKLQKKITGTTLEINLDNIIHNLNYHRSLLRPETRMMVMVKAFSYGGASFEIANLLQYHRVAYLAVAYVDEGVMLREHGINTPILVLNPSADAFPLMQEFQLEAEIYSFRLLNAYSLYCKNNQAAIPIHLKIDTGMHRLGFVQEETEALKTFFNANPEIIVKSIFSHLVASEDDQEDAFTQQQVHEFGQVYDQLISVLGYAPIKHILNSGGIQRFPEYQFDMVRLGIGLYGVDVSSKAQDQLRPISTLKTIISQIKSLKVGETVGYNRKGKIENPKRIATIAIGYADGLDRRLGNGNLRVFVNGFQAPTIGNICMDMTMIDITGIEAEEGDVVTIFGQEQSVSVLAEAMHTIPYEVLTSISARVKRIFYSEL; encoded by the coding sequence ATGACATTTCATGAGCTTTGCGAGCAGGTAAATGGTGCCGTTTTACAGACATACGATCCAGCGCTTAATATATACTATCTGTTGACTGACAGCAGACAGGCTATCATTCAGCGTGAATCTGTTTTTTTTGCGATAAAAGGGAAGAGGCACGATGGACATCATTTTATCAAAGAACTCTATGATAAAGGCTGTCGTCAGTTCGTGCTTGAAAAAGAGCCTGAATCTGAGTTATCCGAAGCAAATATTATTAAAGTCGGGAATAGTGTTGAAGCCCTACAGCAAGTAGTAGCATTCCACAGAAAATTATTTTCCATACCTGTCATAGGGATTAGCGGGAGTAATGGTAAAACCATTGTTAAAGAATGGTTGAGTCAGATTCTGACGCATAAGCATAATGTAGTCAAAAACCCTAAAAGTTATAACTCTCAGATTGGTGTACCCCTATCAGTTTGGCAACTTAATCAAGTGCATGAAATAGGTGTGTTTGAAGCAGGAATTTCAATGTCCGGAGAGATGGAAAAATTACAGAAAGTAATTTGTCCAAGTCTCGGAATTTTCACCAATCTGGGGCCAGCGCATGACAAAGGCTTTACAAACAGGCGTCAAAAAGCTGTAGAAAAAGCAAAACTCTTCTCAGACTGTGAGTACATCATTTATCGGGAAGAGTATGCCTTAATAGCTGATGTCCTAAAGTCTCAACATAGCCCGGATCATTTATACAGCTGGTCCACACAAAATACAGAAGCTGATTTGTGGGTAGCTTTTTCAATGGATAGTAATAAGCCCACGATTATTGAAGTAAAAGACAATGGCAGGGAACAAGGCTTTCGGTTTACCTTTGATTTAAAAGATGCTGCTTCACTTGAAAATGTCATGCATTGTATTGCAGTACTGATCAAATATGGGTGGGCTGAGAATGAAATTCAAGCCGGGATAGATCAGTTGCGGCAGGTAAATATGAGGATGGAGTTGAAAGAGGGGATCAATCAATGTTTCATTCTGGATGATAGTTATAGCAATGATCTGGCTGGCCTCAAAATAGCTTTGGATTATTTGGAACGCCAGACACAGAATCAAAAAAATACGGTTATCATTTCTGACTTGCTCCAAAGTGGATATTATGACAGAGACCTATATGCTGAAGTCGTAAAATTGTTAGAAAATCACTCCATACAAAAAGTAGAACTCATTGGTCCGGGGTTAAAATCTTATCTATCCCATTTTAGAAGTAGTGCCTGGGTATTTGAGCATTACAATACTACTGAAGAGTTTCTGAGTAGTTTTCAACCAAAATCCTTTCAGGGCGAAAATATTTTGGTCAAAGGGGCAAGAGCCTTTGGTTTTGAGCGCATCGTGAAAAAGCTTCAAAAGAAAATTACTGGCACCACTTTAGAAATCAATCTTGACAACATCATACATAATTTAAATTACCACAGGTCACTGCTCCGACCTGAGACCAGGATGATGGTGATGGTAAAAGCTTTTTCATATGGAGGGGCGTCTTTTGAGATTGCTAACCTCTTACAATACCATCGGGTAGCTTATTTGGCAGTTGCGTATGTGGATGAAGGTGTAATGTTGCGAGAGCATGGCATCAATACGCCAATATTGGTGCTTAATCCTTCAGCGGATGCTTTTCCGCTCATGCAAGAGTTTCAACTAGAAGCTGAGATTTATAGCTTCAGGTTGCTAAATGCCTATTCATTGTACTGCAAAAATAATCAGGCCGCTATTCCAATACACTTAAAAATAGATACCGGAATGCATAGGCTTGGGTTTGTACAGGAAGAAACCGAAGCGCTTAAAACCTTTTTCAATGCAAACCCGGAAATCATTGTCAAAAGTATTTTCAGTCATTTGGTAGCTTCCGAAGATGACCAAGAAGATGCCTTTACCCAACAACAAGTACATGAATTTGGGCAGGTATATGATCAATTAATAAGTGTTTTAGGCTATGCACCCATCAAACATATCTTGAATAGTGGTGGTATACAGCGTTTTCCTGAATATCAATTTGATATGGTACGACTGGGCATAGGGCTGTATGGTGTGGATGTAAGCAGTAAAGCACAAGATCAACTAAGACCAATCAGTACACTTAAGACCATTATTTCTCAAATTAAAAGCCTTAAGGTAGGGGAAACGGTAGGCTATAATCGTAAAGGAAAAATAGAAAATCCAAAGCGAATAGCAACGATTGCGATTGGATACGCAGATGGCTTAGACCGAAGGTTAGGAAATGGAAATTTGAGGGTATTTGTAAATGGCTTTCAGGCTCCAACAATTGGTAATATTTGCATGGATATGACAATGATTGATATCACCGGAATTGAAGCTGAAGAAGGAGATGTTGTAACCATATTTGGACAAGAACAATCCGTTTCGGTGCTTGCAGAGGCTATGCATACTATACCTTACGAAGTGTTAACCAGCATTAGTGCACGTGTCAAGCGCATTTTTTACTCAGAATTATAG
- a CDS encoding SusC/RagA family TonB-linked outer membrane protein encodes MRNNSTTQCWGGIIRLKHYGLLIVTLLMTNLLFAQDRKITGTVTSVEDKTPLPGVNVVVKGTSVGTITDIEGNFTLNVSPEAQTLVFSFIGLSMEEIVIGNQTQFNIAMKQDVQSLSEVVVTAFGLEREKKALGYSVQGISGEEVAQVPTQSVVNNLSGRVAGLQVSGNSTPGGSPEFVIRGFSSVAGNNQPLVVIDGVPMQQTVNSTSGERSDNQQYGGGISEIDPNNIAEMSILKGPNAAALYGSRAANGVILITTKTGKGTEGIGVDVNFSTTFERPLVKPQFQNIYGGGSGSTWYADGWSGTVDGYKGTAGTDESWGAPMDGRMVRQWWTGTEEAPLVPEPDNWEQWWETGQTLNGSVAISSANENGSFRLAIGRIEQKGIAYNNDYYRNNFRLNTNYQFTDKLTVTALGEYIKSGSDNRGFQSGSQFIWHQRHVNFDQLENYRDYEDVHIQPPGNDEPPNWQHTYFTNPYFSEETMVNPNEKDRFLGNISLNYEFADWLSLMVRSGTDIWTDTRINVTGYARTRFSFDYGSYNEEVLRRQENNSDFIFSLDKTFGDFSVVGQFGGIHRTNFYKRNYSDVNDLTVDGVYALDNNASPNTDESAIEESVVNSVFGSAQFGFRNYLFLDVTGRNDWSSTLPTGYNSYFYPSVSLSAVVTDMLDIQSDVFSFAKLRASWAQVGNDADPYLLQQVYDPQGLWDGSVPKFSVSDQIANSNLKPERTTGIEVGADLRFLNGRIGLDVTYYDQTTEDQILAVDISRASGYESRVLNAGKITNKGVELMLSGTILQLPGGLSWDASVNFAKNENEVVELADGLTSLTLWSIRGASLEARVGEAYGNLYGNKLARTEAGEVIFRNGYPYNIPGQSVIGNITPDWIGGISNTVTYKGLSVSALIDIKKGGDIYDMGSSIARITGVLEESAVGREEGVIGQGVMNIGTEEAPEYITNDVVASARTFYGYYSGRQYHEAAVFDGSYVKLREARVSYQLPSSLFNNIFLKSARISVIGRNLAIFHSNNPHIDPEISAASLGYNYGQLPSTRSVGFDINLKF; translated from the coding sequence ATGAGGAACAACTCTACCACTCAATGTTGGGGTGGCATTATCCGGCTTAAACACTACGGGCTGTTGATCGTCACTCTTCTCATGACGAATTTACTCTTCGCACAGGACCGGAAAATTACCGGAACAGTAACATCTGTGGAAGACAAAACTCCATTACCAGGCGTAAACGTCGTTGTGAAAGGAACCAGTGTTGGTACAATTACCGACATTGAAGGAAATTTTACTTTAAATGTTTCGCCTGAAGCCCAGACACTAGTTTTTTCTTTTATAGGATTGTCTATGGAAGAAATTGTTATTGGCAATCAAACTCAGTTCAATATTGCAATGAAGCAGGATGTACAATCTTTATCTGAGGTTGTAGTCACTGCTTTTGGACTTGAAAGAGAGAAAAAAGCACTTGGGTACTCCGTTCAGGGCATCAGCGGAGAAGAGGTTGCTCAGGTACCTACCCAAAGTGTCGTCAACAATCTTTCAGGAAGAGTTGCCGGCCTGCAAGTATCAGGTAATAGTACTCCCGGAGGTAGCCCTGAGTTTGTAATTCGCGGATTTTCTTCAGTGGCTGGTAATAATCAGCCTCTTGTAGTAATTGATGGGGTGCCTATGCAGCAGACTGTCAACAGTACTTCGGGAGAAAGATCCGATAATCAGCAATATGGAGGAGGTATCTCAGAGATAGATCCTAATAACATTGCTGAAATGAGTATATTAAAAGGACCTAACGCTGCTGCACTTTATGGCTCTCGTGCTGCAAATGGTGTAATTCTAATCACTACCAAAACGGGCAAGGGTACTGAAGGAATTGGGGTTGACGTAAATTTCAGTACAACATTTGAGCGTCCGCTGGTCAAGCCTCAGTTTCAGAATATTTATGGCGGTGGGTCAGGCTCTACCTGGTATGCAGATGGCTGGAGTGGAACAGTTGACGGCTATAAAGGTACCGCAGGTACTGATGAAAGCTGGGGGGCACCTATGGATGGGCGTATGGTACGTCAGTGGTGGACCGGTACAGAAGAAGCTCCTTTAGTGCCTGAACCTGACAACTGGGAACAATGGTGGGAAACCGGCCAGACCCTTAATGGAAGTGTGGCAATAAGTTCTGCCAATGAAAATGGTTCTTTCCGTCTTGCTATCGGTAGAATAGAACAAAAGGGGATTGCTTACAATAATGACTACTATCGTAACAATTTCCGCCTGAACACTAATTATCAGTTTACTGATAAACTGACAGTTACTGCATTAGGTGAATACATAAAGTCAGGCTCCGACAACAGAGGTTTTCAAAGCGGATCTCAGTTTATCTGGCATCAGCGTCACGTGAATTTTGACCAGCTGGAAAACTACCGTGACTATGAAGATGTACATATCCAGCCCCCTGGAAACGACGAGCCACCCAACTGGCAACATACTTACTTTACCAATCCTTATTTCTCGGAAGAAACCATGGTGAACCCTAACGAGAAAGACAGATTCCTGGGAAATATTTCCTTGAACTATGAATTTGCCGACTGGTTAAGTCTGATGGTGCGTAGTGGTACAGATATATGGACTGATACACGTATTAATGTAACAGGCTACGCACGTACTCGCTTCTCATTTGACTATGGCAGTTACAATGAAGAAGTACTACGCAGACAAGAAAATAATTCTGACTTTATCTTCTCACTGGATAAAACTTTCGGCGACTTTTCAGTCGTAGGTCAGTTTGGTGGGATTCATCGTACCAATTTCTACAAGCGTAATTATTCTGACGTTAACGATCTTACAGTGGATGGCGTTTATGCGCTGGACAACAACGCGAGCCCTAATACCGATGAGAGTGCTATTGAGGAGTCTGTAGTCAATAGTGTATTTGGTTCCGCTCAGTTTGGATTTAGAAATTATCTCTTCCTAGATGTTACCGGTAGAAACGACTGGTCAAGTACCCTGCCTACCGGATATAATTCTTACTTCTATCCTTCTGTATCACTGAGTGCAGTAGTGACCGATATGCTGGATATCCAAAGTGATGTATTCTCATTCGCTAAGTTACGTGCTAGCTGGGCACAGGTTGGTAATGATGCTGATCCTTACCTACTCCAGCAGGTCTATGATCCTCAGGGCCTATGGGATGGAAGCGTTCCCAAGTTTTCTGTCAGTGATCAGATTGCCAACTCAAACTTAAAACCTGAAAGAACAACAGGTATAGAAGTAGGTGCAGATTTACGTTTTCTTAACGGAAGAATAGGTTTAGATGTAACATACTATGATCAAACCACTGAAGATCAAATTCTTGCAGTAGATATTTCCAGAGCATCGGGCTATGAAAGCCGTGTATTAAATGCTGGTAAAATCACTAACAAAGGGGTAGAACTCATGTTGAGTGGTACCATTTTACAACTTCCCGGTGGATTAAGCTGGGATGCTAGTGTCAACTTTGCTAAAAACGAAAATGAAGTGGTTGAGCTTGCTGATGGGCTAACCTCACTCACACTTTGGAGTATCCGGGGAGCATCGCTTGAAGCAAGGGTAGGAGAGGCTTATGGTAATCTGTATGGTAATAAGTTGGCACGGACTGAAGCAGGTGAAGTGATTTTCCGTAACGGATATCCTTATAATATCCCGGGACAAAGTGTGATAGGAAATATCACGCCCGACTGGATTGGTGGAATCTCCAATACAGTTACCTACAAAGGACTTTCTGTTAGCGCGTTGATTGACATCAAGAAAGGTGGAGATATATATGATATGGGAAGTAGCATTGCTCGTATCACAGGGGTACTGGAAGAAAGTGCGGTAGGTAGAGAAGAAGGAGTGATTGGTCAGGGTGTAATGAACATCGGTACTGAAGAAGCTCCTGAATATATTACCAATGATGTTGTTGCCTCTGCACGTACTTTCTACGGATACTACAGTGGTCGTCAGTACCATGAAGCAGCGGTATTTGATGGCAGCTATGTTAAACTTCGTGAGGCAAGAGTAAGCTATCAGCTTCCGAGTTCATTGTTTAACAACATTTTCTTGAAATCAGCAAGGATATCAGTAATCGGAAGAAACCTGGCTATTTTCCATAGTAATAATCCTCACATTGATCCTGAAATAAGTGCTGCATCTCTTGGATATAATTATGGTCAGTTGCCAAGCACAAGAAGTGTTGGATTTGACATAAATCTGAAATTCTAA
- a CDS encoding SusD/RagB family nutrient-binding outer membrane lipoprotein: MKLTIYTKITSLAIAFILLLGACTDDFEEINTNPNKPVEVDAQYLLPYGIQEAVDNYWGNKSRNQRLNFDHAMSWVQYLTRNIYENEGDNYNVQPSVNSTNWEVFYSDALVTFQTMEELSIAEGESPHTNYEAVGIGMQAWIFSLLTDVWGAIPYTQALSGTADEAIYSPEYDSQEAIYAGIIEDLKTANEKLDVEGPAIRGDIMFGGDVLMWKKFFNALRFKLLNRQAHLVSSSAAEMQAMLADPATYPMIESNDEIAALNYGAVPTNNPWHDILVNQGRTDWNINSTLVDKLKELQDPRLEVYATPGSQAEGEYSGHPSGLPGEIATTYNGYSATINLDVFAQTTSPAVLVSYAELLFTQAEAALEGDISGDAQAFYEAGIEAAFSQYGLEMPAGYLDLAGPASKENIMTQKWIALFGQGIEAWTELRRTGYPVLPAADPRAQFQNDGVLPTRIVYPSTEYSLNQARVEAGVSMLGGADDMKTSLWWVE, encoded by the coding sequence ATGAAATTGACTATATATACAAAAATAACAAGCCTGGCAATTGCATTTATACTATTGCTAGGTGCTTGTACCGACGATTTTGAGGAAATCAATACCAATCCCAATAAGCCGGTAGAGGTGGATGCTCAGTACCTGCTTCCCTACGGTATTCAGGAAGCAGTGGATAACTACTGGGGTAACAAATCTCGAAACCAGCGGCTCAACTTTGACCATGCCATGTCATGGGTACAGTATCTTACCAGAAATATCTATGAAAATGAAGGTGACAACTATAATGTACAGCCTTCGGTGAATAGTACAAACTGGGAAGTGTTTTATTCTGATGCGCTGGTTACATTTCAAACAATGGAGGAGCTTTCAATAGCTGAAGGTGAAAGCCCCCATACTAACTATGAAGCAGTGGGCATCGGTATGCAGGCATGGATTTTCTCTCTCTTGACAGATGTTTGGGGTGCCATTCCCTATACGCAGGCACTGTCCGGCACTGCGGATGAAGCAATCTATTCACCAGAATATGACTCTCAGGAAGCTATTTACGCAGGTATCATTGAAGACTTGAAAACCGCTAATGAAAAGTTAGATGTTGAGGGGCCTGCCATCCGAGGAGATATCATGTTTGGAGGCGACGTATTGATGTGGAAGAAGTTTTTCAACGCGCTTCGTTTCAAGCTTTTAAACCGTCAGGCTCATCTAGTAAGCTCATCTGCTGCTGAAATGCAAGCAATGCTCGCTGATCCGGCTACTTACCCTATGATTGAGAGTAATGATGAAATAGCCGCATTGAACTATGGTGCTGTGCCTACTAACAACCCCTGGCATGATATCCTTGTGAATCAGGGACGTACTGACTGGAATATCAACAGTACGCTGGTAGATAAGCTAAAAGAACTACAAGATCCTCGACTTGAAGTTTACGCGACCCCCGGCAGTCAGGCTGAAGGAGAATATTCCGGACACCCCAGTGGATTACCAGGAGAAATTGCGACGACTTACAATGGCTACAGTGCAACCATCAACCTGGATGTATTTGCCCAAACTACATCTCCTGCGGTATTGGTAAGCTACGCAGAATTACTTTTCACACAGGCGGAGGCTGCTTTGGAAGGCGATATTAGCGGTGACGCACAAGCTTTTTACGAAGCCGGCATTGAAGCCGCATTCAGCCAGTACGGACTAGAGATGCCAGCCGGATATCTTGACCTGGCTGGTCCTGCTAGCAAAGAGAATATTATGACGCAGAAGTGGATTGCACTTTTTGGACAGGGTATTGAAGCCTGGACAGAATTAAGAAGAACTGGGTATCCGGTATTGCCTGCGGCAGATCCTAGAGCTCAGTTTCAGAATGATGGAGTTCTTCCGACAAGGATTGTTTACCCCTCAACTGAATATTCTTTAAACCAGGCTAGAGTAGAGGCAGGTGTGTCAATGCTCGGAGGAGCAGATGACATGAAAACTTCACTTTGGTGGGTAGAATAA
- the fsa gene encoding fructose-6-phosphate aldolase has protein sequence MEFFIDTANLDEIREAYDLGVLDGVTTNPSLMAKEGVTGHENIIQRYKDICNIVDDNVSAEVVATTFDEIVSEGMALAKIDDKIVVKVPMIKDGVKAIKKLTSEGIRTNCTLVFSPGQALLAAKAGASYVSPFIGRLDDISTDGVELIEQIVNIYQNYGYETNVLAASIRHTMHLIQCAEVGADVATCPLSVITGLLKHPLTDSGLEKFLSDYRKGNA, from the coding sequence ATGGAATTTTTTATTGACACTGCAAATCTTGACGAAATCCGTGAAGCCTATGATCTGGGCGTATTGGATGGAGTGACTACAAACCCTTCTTTGATGGCAAAAGAGGGAGTAACTGGACATGAAAATATCATTCAACGCTACAAAGACATCTGTAATATTGTTGATGATAATGTAAGTGCAGAAGTTGTTGCTACAACTTTTGACGAAATAGTAAGTGAAGGCATGGCTCTGGCCAAAATTGACGACAAAATTGTGGTTAAAGTACCTATGATTAAAGACGGTGTGAAGGCTATCAAGAAGCTTACCTCAGAAGGAATTCGTACCAACTGCACCCTGGTTTTTTCACCGGGACAAGCCCTTTTGGCTGCTAAAGCAGGTGCTTCTTATGTTTCACCTTTTATTGGCCGCCTTGATGATATCTCTACTGATGGCGTAGAGTTGATAGAGCAAATCGTGAATATATATCAAAACTACGGCTATGAAACCAACGTTCTTGCGGCTTCAATCAGGCATACAATGCACTTGATTCAGTGTGCTGAAGTGGGTGCGGATGTAGCAACCTGCCCATTAAGCGTTATCACAGGCTTACTTAAACATCCACTTACTGATAGCGGCCTTGAAAAGTTTTTGAGTGATTATCGTAAAGGTAATGCTTAA
- a CDS encoding fructose-6-phosphate aldolase, with the protein MYIIKVKGKAKIPDYIQLRDDNFVLVAYFRADRELKKLEKYGLEGKDEALKEVIERLPYGKLQKLEI; encoded by the coding sequence ATGTATATCATAAAGGTTAAAGGCAAAGCTAAAATCCCCGATTATATTCAGTTGCGTGACGATAATTTCGTGCTGGTTGCATATTTCAGAGCTGATCGTGAGTTAAAAAAACTTGAGAAATACGGCCTTGAAGGTAAGGATGAAGCACTTAAAGAAGTTATTGAGCGTTTACCTTATGGAAAGCTGCAAAAGCTAGAAATCTAG
- a CDS encoding cell division ATP-binding protein FtsE, with protein sequence MSEDSQFFDSTPVVTVNNACIFQEHKVVLEDVHFKVDKGEFVYLVGRTGSGKSSLLRTLYADLPLQLGEMEVAGYSIKNIKSGEVPFLRRRLGIIFQDFQLFSDRTVDENLLFVMKATGWKERSKMKQRLSAVLMKVGLGSSGNKMPHQLSGGEQQRVVIARALINEPILLIADEPTGNLDPEVSSGILDLFREINRSGTTVMMATHNYQFIKQFPSRVLKCENNSLLDSQKENFELINY encoded by the coding sequence ATGTCTGAAGATTCTCAATTCTTTGATAGTACACCAGTCGTGACAGTAAATAATGCGTGCATCTTCCAGGAGCATAAAGTGGTACTGGAAGATGTGCATTTTAAAGTAGACAAAGGGGAGTTTGTATATCTGGTAGGTAGGACTGGCAGTGGTAAAAGCTCTCTCTTAAGGACACTTTATGCTGACCTCCCTCTTCAACTTGGTGAGATGGAAGTTGCTGGATATTCCATCAAAAATATTAAATCCGGTGAGGTACCTTTCCTCAGGAGAAGGTTGGGTATCATTTTTCAGGATTTTCAGCTTTTTTCCGACAGAACAGTGGATGAAAACCTGTTATTTGTAATGAAAGCAACAGGCTGGAAAGAGCGTTCAAAAATGAAACAACGCCTCAGTGCAGTTCTGATGAAAGTTGGTTTGGGTTCTTCCGGAAACAAAATGCCTCACCAGCTATCAGGAGGGGAGCAACAGCGAGTAGTGATTGCCCGTGCACTGATCAATGAACCTATATTACTTATCGCGGATGAGCCCACGGGAAACCTTGACCCTGAAGTATCATCTGGTATATTGGACCTTTTTCGTGAGATTAATCGCAGTGGAACTACAGTAATGATGGCGACTCACAACTACCAGTTTATCAAGCAGTTTCCAAGTAGAGTGTTAAAATGTGAAAATAACAGCTTATTAGATTCTCAAAAAGAAAACTTTGAACTGATCAACTACTAA
- a CDS encoding CCA tRNA nucleotidyltransferase — protein sequence MNFNSTLANNPIFKIIRRSATELNLETYIVGGFVRDLILKRPSKDIDVVCVGDGIMLANHVAKSIEKESHIPTPVAVFKNFGTAMLRYQDLEVEFVGARKESYRSESRKPNVTSGSLKDDQLRRDFSINALAISLNKDNFGLLIDPFDGVKDLKRKQIKTPLDPEVTFSDDPLRMMRAVRFAAQLKFDITANTFDAIINNAERIKIVSQERITDELNKIILTSTPSYGFKLLLHAQLLPLIFPEMIELKGVDTINGKAHKDNFYHTLQVLDNISTSTNDLWLRWSAILHDIAKPATKRFDKNAGWTFHGHEDKGARMVPQIFRKLKLPLDQKMKYVQKLVRLHLRPIALVKDEVSDSAIRRLLYEAGDDVDDLMKLCRADITSKNPNKVQKYLQNFDKVVAKMVEVEEKDQVRNFQPPVSGEDIMEIFRLKPSKIVGEIKNEIREAILDGKINNSRDEAYQFMLKLAQQKGLKPVNSH from the coding sequence ATGAATTTCAATTCTACACTGGCAAACAATCCAATTTTTAAAATCATTAGGCGTTCAGCCACTGAACTGAATCTTGAAACTTATATTGTAGGAGGATTTGTAAGAGACTTGATACTGAAAAGGCCATCAAAAGATATTGATGTTGTCTGCGTTGGAGATGGTATAATGCTGGCCAATCATGTAGCAAAATCTATAGAAAAAGAGTCACACATCCCTACGCCTGTAGCTGTGTTCAAAAATTTTGGGACAGCCATGTTGCGCTACCAGGATCTTGAAGTAGAGTTTGTAGGTGCCCGCAAAGAATCATACCGCTCAGAATCCCGTAAACCCAATGTGACTTCAGGTAGTCTGAAAGATGATCAATTAAGAAGAGACTTTTCAATCAATGCACTTGCGATCAGCCTGAATAAAGACAATTTTGGTTTGCTCATTGACCCCTTTGATGGAGTCAAAGATTTAAAAAGAAAACAAATCAAGACTCCCCTTGACCCTGAGGTTACTTTCTCTGATGATCCACTGAGGATGATGCGGGCGGTTCGCTTTGCAGCCCAACTTAAATTTGATATTACTGCCAATACCTTTGACGCTATCATAAATAACGCGGAAAGAATCAAAATTGTATCTCAGGAGAGAATCACAGATGAACTAAATAAGATTATTCTTACTTCAACGCCCAGCTATGGCTTTAAACTACTCTTACATGCGCAGCTTTTACCACTAATTTTTCCCGAAATGATTGAGCTTAAAGGAGTAGACACTATTAACGGAAAAGCGCATAAAGATAATTTTTATCATACACTACAGGTGCTGGACAATATTTCTACAAGCACCAATGACCTATGGCTCCGCTGGTCAGCTATTTTACATGATATCGCTAAGCCCGCGACCAAAAGGTTTGATAAAAATGCTGGTTGGACTTTTCATGGACATGAAGATAAAGGAGCTCGTATGGTGCCACAAATTTTTAGAAAATTAAAGCTACCCCTGGACCAGAAAATGAAATATGTACAGAAGTTAGTCAGGTTGCACCTTCGTCCTATTGCCCTGGTGAAAGATGAGGTTTCAGATTCAGCGATACGACGTCTGCTTTATGAGGCTGGTGATGATGTGGATGATCTGATGAAACTATGTCGCGCTGATATTACCTCTAAGAACCCTAATAAAGTACAGAAATACCTGCAGAACTTTGATAAAGTAGTGGCTAAGATGGTTGAAGTTGAAGAAAAAGACCAGGTGAGAAATTTTCAGCCTCCAGTTTCAGGTGAGGACATTATGGAAATATTCAGGCTGAAGCCTTCAAAAATAGTAGGTGAAATTAAAAATGAAATCAGGGAAGCGATTCTGGATGGGAAAATAAATAACTCCAGAGATGAAGCGTATCAGTTTATGTTGAAGCTCGCACAACAGAAGGGGCTCAAGCCAGTGAATAGTCATTAG